One stretch of Diabrotica undecimpunctata isolate CICGRU chromosome 5, icDiaUnde3, whole genome shotgun sequence DNA includes these proteins:
- the LOC140441083 gene encoding UDP-glycosyltransferase UGT5-like has translation MSKLTLILSLVLIFSSVDYGSPYKILGVFPFGAPSHYFLGNELMKGLASAGHDVTMITVFEEKNPPKNGSYRQIILDGVMEEQQVMFKEITNLANKQSKLKNPLNMLLNFNTIGYKVSELVLSHSKMQALIKSNEKFDIVITTQFALESVKALAPHFDAHLVLFNNHAANSWMNHFVGNPTLPSLNPQLVLGYPELMNFQQRLINTLVSAIMYINHNLLQYPEQNELVHKYISKDLDLPAVQYNVSLVLSNSHISLNKPATSVPCMKEIAGFHVKPPKPLPVDLKKYLDEAKHGVIYFSMGSNLKSAEMAQETKDALMNAFSKRKESVLWKFEDDSLPGKPKNVRIEKWLPQSDLLAHPNIKLFITHGGFLSTIESLYHAVPTVAIPVFGDQQQNAKQSESFGYAKVVDFDTLTEESVSAAIEEVISNKKYQDNVQARSKMFHDRQMSPLQEAVYWIEYVVRHNGAKHLRVGYLDLSWYQYYLLDVFGLIFGIIFLIGFVIKIVLSCLCKMVKGNCNVTNKMRKEKVKKH, from the exons ATGTCGAAGCTAACATTAATATTAAGTTTAGTGCTAATATTTTCAAGTGTTGATTACGGGAGTCCCTATAAAATTTTGGGAGTATTTCCGTTTGGAGCGCCCAGTCACTACTTTTTAGGAAACGAGCTGATGAAGGGCTTAGCTTCCGCAGGCCATGACGTTACCATGATAACGGTTTTCGAAGAGAAAAATCCACCGAAAAATGGATCATATCGACAGATTATTTTAGACGGTGTTATGGAAGAACAACAAG TTATGTTTAAAGAAATTACGAACCTTGCGAATAAGCAGTCAAAACTGAAGAATCCCCTCAATATGCTACTTAATTTCAATACAATTGGATATAAAGTATCCGAATTGGTGCTCTCCCACTCAAAAATGCAGGCTTTAATCAAGTCCAATGAAAAATTTGACATAGTAATAACTACACAATTCGCACTCGAATCTGTCAAAGCCCTAGCACCTCACTTCGATGCTCATTTAGTACTGTTCAATAACCATGCTGCAAATAGTTGGATGAATCATTTCGTTGGAAATCCAACCCTTCCGTCTTTGAATCCGCAGCTTGTATTAGGATATCCAGAACTTATGAACTTTCAGCAACGCTTAATTAACACTTTGGTTAGCGCAATTATGTATATCAATCACAATCTTCTGCAATATCCTGAGCAAAATGAGCTCGTTCACAAATACATATCGAAAGATTTAGATCTACCAGCAGTTCAGTATAACGTTTCACTAGTACTTTCAAATTCCCACATCAGCTTGAATAAACCAGCTACATCAGTCCCTTGTATGAAGGAAATTGCTGGATTCCACGTTAAACCACCTAAACCCCTTCCTGTGGATCTGAAAAAGTATTTAGATGAAGCAAAACACGGagttatttattttagtatgGGTTCTAACCTGAAAAGTGCTGAGATGGCTCAAGAGACTAAAGATGCTTTGATGAATGCATTTTCTAAAAGGAAAGAAAGtgttttgtggaagtttgaagaCGATAGTTTGCCTGGAAAGCCCAAAAACGTTAGGATAGAAAAATGGCTGCCACAGTCTGATTTACTGG cCCATCCAAACATTAAACTCTTCATCACCCATGGAGGTTTTCTAAGCACTATAGAGAGTTTATATCACGCAGTTCCGACCGTAGCAATTCCTGTATTTGGTGATCAACAACAAAACGCCAAGCAATCAGAGTCATTCGGATACGCCAAAGTTGTAGATTTCGATACACTTACGGAAGAAAGTGTCTCAGCTGCAATAGAAGAGGTGATATCAAATAAAAA ATACCAAGATAATGTACAAGCGCGATCCAAAATGTTTCACGATAGACAAATGAGTCCTCTACAAGAAGCCGTGTATTGGATAGAATACGTTGTAAGGCACAACGGAGCTAAACATCTTAGAGTTGGCTATTTGGACCTATCGTGGTATCAGTACTACTTGCTCGATGTATTTGGACTTATTTTTGGAATTATATTTCTAATCGGTTTTGTGATTAAAATAGTATTGTCATGTTTATGCAAGATGGTTAAAGGAAATTGTAATGTTACAAATAAGATGAGAAAGGAGAAGGTAAAGAAACATTAA
- the LOC140440523 gene encoding drosomycin-like, translating to MKIYFLFAIFLVLAISAKTTFGDCLSGRYKGPCAVWDNETCRRVCKEEGKPSGHCSPSLKCWCEGC from the coding sequence ATGAAGATCTATTTCTTATTCGCCATCTTCCTTGTTCTCGCTATCAGTGCCAAAACTACCTTCGGGGATTGCTTATCTGGTAGATATAAGGGACCTTGTGCAGTATGGGATAACGAAACGTGTCGCCGTGTATGCAAAGAAGAAGGAAAGCCTAGTGGACATTGCAGTCCTAGTCTTAAATGTTGGTGTGAAGGATGTTAA